In one Streptomyces marincola genomic region, the following are encoded:
- a CDS encoding VOC family protein produces MALTFTRPPGATTLMHVAVMCPDIDASLRFYQEGLGFTRRYEFTESATREGQVVYRGRGIYVELEGHAYVELFPGGRPGVTSEDGPLAHIALIVPDVDEAYRSSLRAGGLPHGLGDWTGEPMSLTLNGSPEVDVRVAFVRGPAGELIELYEQHSPIVAR; encoded by the coding sequence ATGGCCCTGACCTTCACCCGCCCGCCGGGCGCCACCACGCTGATGCACGTCGCCGTCATGTGCCCCGACATCGACGCCTCCCTGCGCTTCTACCAGGAGGGCCTCGGCTTCACCCGCCGCTACGAGTTCACCGAGAGCGCCACCAGGGAGGGCCAGGTCGTCTACCGGGGCCGCGGCATCTACGTCGAGCTGGAAGGCCACGCCTACGTCGAGCTGTTCCCCGGCGGGCGGCCCGGCGTCACCTCCGAGGACGGGCCGCTGGCCCACATCGCCCTGATCGTGCCGGACGTCGACGAGGCGTACCGCTCCAGCCTGCGCGCCGGCGGCCTGCCGCACGGCCTGGGCGACTGGACGGGCGAGCCGATGTCGCTGACCCTCAACGGCTCCCCCGAGGTGGACGTGCGGGTGGCGTTCGTCCGGGGCCCGGCCGGCGAGCTGATCGAACTGTACGAGCAGCACAGCCCGATCGTCGCCCGCTGA
- a CDS encoding ankyrin repeat domain-containing protein, with the protein MVDAARTREIVGKLFADVASGNVEGVLAALAPNIVFDLPRTAHNLAVPNTGRWLGKEGVIEAFRLRSERSEVTEFEQRDMVVEGNRAFVINYQKIHHRVTGFEVEFEFSMILTVGDDELVHHWKAFFDASGEVAMFRSDVDARLLAAVSAGDRREVTAMLREGGHPDHRDPATGLTILQTAAGRGDAETLRLLIAAGGDVYGTDSRAGTTALHKAVQRGDLETVRVLVEAGAFVDAVAPTTGHTPLMDALWFKWPEIVGYLLDQGAGLGLHTHYGFSLQEHFDYELNVNVLGKDRLLRAEELLKERRREDERLIAEQRVMAAVVSGDTARVRSLIASGADLEARFPVVNGFNDRHTPLLVASRDGHTQIVQALVAAGADVNATEPTFGASPLHKAVYNGHADITRLLVDAPGIDLDYQGATNGYTALHDALWHGYEDCARVLLSAGARTDLRGHDDKTALDIARETFGDAHALVRQIAGQSA; encoded by the coding sequence ATGGTGGACGCGGCACGCACCCGGGAGATCGTCGGCAAGCTGTTCGCCGATGTCGCCTCGGGCAACGTCGAGGGAGTGCTCGCCGCCCTCGCCCCCAACATCGTCTTCGATCTCCCGCGCACCGCTCACAACCTGGCCGTTCCCAACACCGGCCGCTGGCTGGGCAAGGAAGGCGTCATCGAGGCGTTCCGGCTCAGGAGCGAACGCAGCGAGGTCACCGAGTTCGAGCAGCGGGACATGGTGGTCGAGGGCAATCGCGCTTTCGTCATCAACTACCAGAAGATCCACCACCGGGTCACGGGTTTCGAGGTCGAATTCGAGTTCTCGATGATCCTCACCGTCGGTGACGACGAACTCGTCCACCACTGGAAGGCGTTCTTCGACGCCTCGGGCGAGGTCGCCATGTTCCGCTCCGACGTGGACGCCCGCCTGCTGGCCGCCGTGTCGGCCGGCGACCGGCGGGAGGTGACCGCGATGCTGCGGGAGGGCGGCCACCCCGACCACCGCGACCCCGCCACGGGTCTGACGATCCTTCAGACCGCCGCGGGCCGCGGGGACGCCGAGACGCTGCGCCTGCTGATCGCGGCGGGCGGCGACGTGTACGGCACCGACAGCCGGGCCGGAACCACCGCCCTGCACAAGGCCGTTCAGCGCGGCGACCTGGAGACCGTGCGGGTGCTCGTGGAGGCGGGGGCGTTCGTCGACGCCGTGGCGCCCACCACGGGGCACACGCCGCTGATGGACGCCCTGTGGTTCAAGTGGCCGGAGATCGTCGGCTACCTGCTTGACCAGGGCGCCGGGCTCGGCCTGCACACCCACTACGGCTTCTCGCTCCAGGAGCACTTCGACTACGAGCTGAACGTCAACGTGCTCGGCAAGGACCGGCTGCTGCGGGCCGAGGAACTGCTCAAGGAGCGCAGGCGCGAGGACGAGCGGCTGATCGCGGAGCAGCGCGTGATGGCCGCCGTGGTCAGCGGCGACACCGCCAGGGTGCGCAGTCTGATCGCCTCGGGAGCCGATCTGGAGGCCCGTTTCCCGGTGGTCAACGGCTTCAACGACCGGCACACCCCGCTGCTCGTCGCCAGCAGGGACGGGCACACCCAGATCGTCCAGGCCCTGGTGGCCGCGGGGGCGGACGTCAACGCGACGGAGCCGACGTTCGGCGCCTCCCCGCTGCACAAGGCCGTCTACAACGGCCACGCCGACATCACCCGGCTGCTGGTCGACGCGCCCGGCATCGACCTCGACTACCAGGGCGCGACGAACGGCTACACCGCGCTGCACGACGCGCTCTGGCACGGCTACGAGGACTGCGCCCGGGTCCTGTTGAGCGCGGGGGCCCGCACCGACCTGCGCGGCCACGACGACAAGACCGCGCTCGACATCGCCAGGGAGACCTTCGGCGACGCGCACGCGCTGGTGCGGCAGATCGCCGGGCAGAGCGCCTGA
- a CDS encoding muconolactone Delta-isomerase, whose product MLFYVQMKWKHEGRITLDELWEIEREEAEHAQETLDSGFCVGIWKVAAQKRVIAIIDSPDAEELDRTALGRLPMREYLEFEEVWPLRDYLGFAEDVKARYRV is encoded by the coding sequence ATGTTGTTCTACGTCCAGATGAAGTGGAAGCACGAAGGGCGCATCACGCTCGACGAGCTGTGGGAGATCGAGCGCGAGGAGGCCGAGCACGCCCAGGAGACCCTGGACTCGGGGTTCTGCGTCGGCATCTGGAAGGTGGCCGCGCAGAAGCGGGTCATCGCCATCATCGACTCCCCCGACGCCGAGGAGCTGGACCGCACCGCGCTCGGCCGCCTCCCGATGCGGGAGTACCTGGAGTTCGAGGAGGTCTGGCCGCTCCGCGACTACCTGGGGTTCGCCGAGGACGTCAAGGCCCGCTACCGCGTTTGA
- a CDS encoding aldo/keto reductase, with the protein MRYTVLGKTGVRVSELALGTVTFGEDWGWGAPRETSARILDAYADAGGNFIDTADHYTGGTSETMLGELLGARRDRFVLSTKFTLQTDLADVNSAGNHRKNMVSSIEASLRRLRTDYLDLLWVHAHDTLTPVPELMRALDDQVRAGKIRYVGVSNWPAWEVAQANTMAELRDWSPFVGMQIRYNLLERGPERDLLPMARQFDLPVFCWGALAEGRLTGKYLEGGTGRLTVQPRNHSSQGSDALVREVVAIAAEGGWTAAQVALAWLMSRPGTVIPLLGATKEYQLQETLGAAEVRLAADQLERLDAVSSITLGYPHDLLRDPITLHDMYGPGWQDIEDRRTTVRRGVADDAFHPVPRD; encoded by the coding sequence ATGCGCTACACCGTGCTCGGCAAGACCGGGGTCCGGGTCTCCGAACTCGCCCTCGGCACCGTCACCTTCGGCGAGGACTGGGGATGGGGGGCGCCCAGGGAGACCAGCGCCCGCATCCTCGACGCCTACGCCGACGCGGGCGGCAACTTCATCGACACCGCCGACCACTACACGGGCGGCACCTCGGAGACGATGCTCGGGGAGCTGCTCGGCGCCCGCCGGGACCGTTTCGTCCTCTCCACCAAGTTCACCCTCCAGACCGACCTGGCGGACGTCAACTCCGCGGGCAACCACCGCAAGAACATGGTCTCCTCGATCGAGGCGAGCCTGCGCCGGCTGCGCACCGACTACCTGGACCTGCTGTGGGTGCACGCCCACGACACCCTGACCCCGGTGCCCGAGCTGATGCGGGCCCTGGACGACCAGGTGCGCGCCGGGAAGATCCGCTACGTCGGCGTCTCGAACTGGCCGGCGTGGGAGGTCGCCCAGGCCAACACCATGGCGGAGCTGCGCGACTGGTCCCCGTTCGTCGGCATGCAGATCCGCTACAACCTGCTGGAGCGCGGGCCCGAGCGCGACCTGCTGCCCATGGCGCGGCAGTTCGACCTGCCCGTGTTCTGCTGGGGCGCGCTGGCGGAGGGACGGCTCACCGGAAAGTACCTGGAGGGCGGTACGGGGCGGCTGACCGTGCAGCCGAGGAACCACAGCTCGCAGGGCAGCGACGCCCTGGTCCGCGAGGTGGTCGCCATCGCGGCCGAGGGCGGCTGGACCGCCGCCCAGGTGGCTCTCGCCTGGCTCATGTCCCGCCCCGGCACCGTGATCCCGCTGCTTGGGGCCACCAAGGAGTACCAGCTCCAGGAGACGTTGGGCGCGGCCGAGGTGCGGCTGGCGGCCGACCAGCTGGAACGGCTCGACGCCGTCTCGTCGATCACCCTCGGCTACCCGCACGACCTGCTGCGGGACCCGATCACCCTGCACGACATGTACGGCCCCGGCTGGCAGGACATCGAGGACCGCCGCACGACGGTGCGCCGCGGAGTCGCAGACGACGCCTTCCACCCGGTGCCGCGCGACTGA